In Panacibacter ginsenosidivorans, the following proteins share a genomic window:
- the rsgA gene encoding ribosome small subunit-dependent GTPase A, protein MTLEDLGYNDKLEKLRNENNLKEFEIGRVISEHKERYIVKTEKGEFEAEITGNLRFSSKSREDFPAVGDWVAITIHDSDFSIIHSILPRFSVISRQDVGKFGEIQIIATNIDYALLMQAADRDFNINRLERYLTICNSSKVSPIIVLTKIDLIDEHRTFEILEKIKARINNVPIIAISNESQDGYDKIKAIIEKGKTYCMLGSSGVGKSTLLNNLSGKSIMKTDTISHSTNKGKHITSHRELIILENGGILVDNPGMREVGIADSTSGLEITFDMIIRLSQNCKFKDCTHTNEIGCSVIEAVEKGEIDRASYENYLKLKREKAHFESSVVERRKKDKEFGKMVKNYKKDINRKK, encoded by the coding sequence ATGACATTAGAAGATTTAGGATATAATGATAAACTTGAAAAATTAAGGAATGAGAATAACCTTAAAGAGTTTGAGATTGGAAGAGTTATATCGGAACATAAAGAAAGATATATTGTAAAGACTGAAAAAGGAGAATTTGAAGCCGAGATAACAGGGAATTTACGATTTTCATCAAAAAGTCGTGAAGATTTTCCAGCCGTTGGGGATTGGGTTGCAATAACAATTCATGATTCAGATTTTTCCATTATTCACAGCATATTACCGAGATTCTCTGTAATTTCCAGACAGGACGTTGGTAAATTCGGAGAGATACAAATAATAGCAACAAATATTGATTATGCATTATTGATGCAAGCCGCTGATAGGGATTTCAATATTAATAGACTTGAAAGATATCTGACAATTTGTAATTCATCAAAGGTTAGCCCCATTATAGTGCTCACTAAGATTGATTTAATTGATGAACATCGGACTTTTGAGATATTGGAGAAAATTAAAGCGCGAATTAACAATGTTCCGATTATTGCAATAAGTAACGAATCACAAGATGGGTACGACAAAATAAAAGCGATTATTGAAAAAGGTAAAACATATTGCATGCTTGGTTCTTCAGGTGTTGGAAAATCCACTCTATTGAATAATCTTTCTGGCAAATCAATAATGAAAACAGATACAATTAGCCATAGTACAAATAAAGGGAAACACATTACAAGTCACAGAGAATTAATTATTCTTGAAAATGGAGGAATATTAGTTGATAATCCAGGAATGAGAGAAGTAGGTATTGCCGATTCAACAAGCGGATTAGAAATTACATTTGATATGATTATCAGGCTTTCTCAGAATTGTAAGTTCAAAGATTGTACTCACACGAATGAGATAGGTTGTTCTGTTATTGAAGCCGTTGAAAAGGGAGAAATAGACCGAGCTTCATATGAAAATTACCTAAAATTAAAAAGAGAGAAAGCTCATTTTGAATCTTCGGTTGTTGAAAGACGGAAAAAAGATAAAGAATTCGGAAAAATGGTAAAGAATTACAAAAAGGACATCAATAGGAAAAAATAA
- a CDS encoding epoxide hydrolase family protein, which translates to MTSEFKCQISQVEIDDLKFRIKQTRWTDEIKNSGWEYGADLSYIKKLADYWLNKFDWRMTENEINQYPNYIAEIDGVEIHFLHIKGTGKISIPLIITHGWPGSFLEMIKLIPHLTTDPEISFDLIIPSIIGFGFSQKINTSGCDLWFIADLWAKLITELGYKKALAQGGDFGAGINTALALRHPDKVLGLHLNYIHSSYLPFLSETEKYSAEEIEFQKSSDEWSKTEGAYAHQHRTKPLTLAYGLADSPIGLCAWIVEKFYAWSDCNGNIESVFTKDELLANISLYWFTETIHSSIRLYNEVSKVPLHFLKNDFINVPVGIVKFRKEEPFPPRKFIERGYNVQHWTEISKGGHFAAMEQPELLANDIMKFAKTLNYTR; encoded by the coding sequence ATGACATCTGAATTCAAATGCCAAATTTCACAAGTCGAAATAGACGACTTAAAATTTAGAATTAAACAAACTCGTTGGACAGATGAAATCAAAAACTCTGGTTGGGAATACGGAGCCGATTTATCTTATATAAAAAAACTTGCAGACTATTGGTTGAACAAGTTTGATTGGAGAATGACCGAAAATGAAATTAACCAATATCCAAACTATATAGCAGAGATTGATGGGGTTGAAATTCACTTTCTGCATATCAAAGGGACAGGCAAAATATCAATTCCGCTTATTATTACACATGGTTGGCCTGGATCTTTTCTTGAAATGATTAAACTTATTCCCCATCTTACTACTGACCCAGAAATTTCCTTTGACTTAATTATTCCTTCCATTATTGGATTTGGCTTTTCGCAAAAAATTAATACTTCGGGTTGTGACCTTTGGTTCATTGCCGACTTGTGGGCTAAGCTTATAACAGAATTAGGTTACAAAAAAGCTTTAGCACAAGGCGGAGATTTTGGAGCAGGTATTAACACTGCCCTTGCCCTAAGACATCCTGACAAAGTGCTTGGCTTACATCTCAATTATATTCACAGTTCTTACCTTCCTTTCTTATCTGAAACAGAGAAATATAGTGCGGAAGAAATTGAATTTCAAAAAAGCTCGGACGAGTGGTCTAAAACAGAAGGAGCTTATGCACATCAACACCGTACAAAACCATTGACACTTGCATACGGTTTAGCCGACTCACCCATTGGGCTTTGTGCATGGATTGTTGAAAAATTTTACGCATGGAGCGATTGCAACGGCAATATCGAAAGTGTATTTACAAAAGACGAATTACTTGCTAATATTAGTCTTTACTGGTTTACTGAAACAATTCATTCTTCTATCAGGTTGTATAATGAAGTAAGCAAAGTACCCTTACATTTTTTAAAGAACGATTTTATTAATGTCCCGGTTGGGATTGTAAAGTTTCGTAAGGAAGAACCATTTCCGCCAAGAAAATTTATTGAAAGAGGTTATAATGTTCAACACTGGACAGAAATTTCAAAGGGTGGACATTTTGCAGCTATGGAGCAACCTGAATTATTAGCAAACGACATAATGAAATTTGCGAAGACTTTGAATTACACAAGATAA
- a CDS encoding Crp/Fnr family transcriptional regulator — MNNLKRYIESITEFSEQNWSILSDCVSEMQFKKNEPLLKEGQICNSIYFISSGVCKSCYNMDGKEINTAFYFENDFATNIKSLRTSSKSEYNIKAHEKTKAVKIDKTRLLEAYKQSHQIESFGRKVLELITAKYEEHSDGFKLLTPKQRFDALVSQYPDFLQRISLTQTASYLGISRETLSRFRAIK, encoded by the coding sequence ATGAATAACTTAAAAAGGTATATTGAATCCATAACCGAATTTTCGGAGCAAAACTGGAGCATTTTATCTGACTGTGTATCAGAAATGCAATTTAAAAAAAATGAGCCTTTATTGAAAGAAGGACAAATCTGCAACTCGATTTACTTTATAAGTTCGGGGGTTTGCAAATCATGCTATAACATGGATGGAAAAGAGATCAATACCGCATTTTATTTCGAAAATGATTTTGCAACCAATATCAAGAGCCTGAGAACATCTTCAAAATCAGAATACAACATAAAGGCTCACGAGAAAACCAAGGCGGTGAAGATTGACAAAACAAGACTTTTAGAAGCATACAAACAATCGCACCAAATTGAATCTTTTGGAAGAAAGGTTTTGGAACTGATAACGGCAAAATACGAAGAACATTCTGATGGCTTTAAATTATTAACACCCAAACAAAGATTTGATGCATTAGTTTCACAATATCCCGATTTTCTGCAAAGAATTTCCCTAACTCAAACAGCATCCTATTTAGGAATCAGCAGAGAAACGTTAAGCAGATTTCGTGCTATAAAATGA